A region from the Saccharomonospora azurea NA-128 genome encodes:
- a CDS encoding 3-deoxy-7-phosphoheptulonate synthase — translation MPNNSTSGAVIQDDASLAVSADPMTALDNLRTSHVSPLLSPALLRAEHPVTPAVAKAVTLGRRDTVDILEGRDDRLLVVVGPCSVHDPEAALHYARLLSEHAERIRDEVCVVMRVYFEKPRTTLGWKGLINDPDLDGTYAVNKGLRMARQLLLDISTLGLPVGSEFLDPITPQYIADTVTWGSIGARTAASQVHRQLCSALSMPVGIKNSTEGDVQVAVDAVRAAAAGHVFPGINADGLAALVTTSGNPDCHVILRGGSAGPNYDAETVADTLARLRKAGLPERVVVDASHGNSRKDHVRQAAVVRDLAARIADGEPGITGIMMESFLEAGRQELTLGKRDELDYGRSITDACLDWTTTASLLDELAAAVRTRRARNGNG, via the coding sequence ATGCCGAACAACTCCACCTCCGGCGCCGTCATCCAGGACGACGCCTCCCTCGCCGTGTCGGCCGATCCGATGACGGCACTCGACAACCTGCGCACGTCGCACGTCAGTCCCCTGCTCTCACCCGCTCTGCTGAGGGCGGAGCATCCCGTCACTCCCGCGGTGGCCAAGGCCGTCACACTCGGCAGGCGCGACACCGTGGACATTCTGGAAGGTCGCGACGACCGCCTGCTGGTGGTGGTCGGGCCCTGTTCCGTGCACGACCCCGAGGCGGCCCTGCACTACGCCCGTCTGCTGTCCGAGCACGCCGAGCGCATCCGTGACGAGGTGTGCGTCGTCATGCGCGTGTACTTCGAGAAGCCGCGGACCACGCTGGGCTGGAAGGGCCTCATCAACGACCCCGACCTCGACGGCACGTACGCCGTCAACAAGGGGCTGCGCATGGCTCGGCAGCTGCTGCTGGACATCTCGACACTCGGACTCCCGGTGGGGTCGGAGTTCCTCGACCCGATCACGCCGCAGTACATCGCCGACACCGTGACCTGGGGGTCGATCGGGGCCCGCACCGCGGCGAGCCAGGTGCACCGGCAGCTGTGCAGCGCGCTGTCCATGCCCGTGGGCATCAAGAACTCCACCGAGGGCGACGTCCAGGTGGCGGTGGACGCCGTGCGGGCCGCGGCGGCCGGGCACGTGTTCCCGGGCATCAACGCCGACGGGTTGGCCGCGCTGGTGACGACCTCGGGCAACCCGGACTGCCACGTCATCCTGCGCGGCGGCTCGGCGGGTCCGAACTACGACGCCGAGACCGTGGCCGACACGCTGGCCCGGTTGCGCAAGGCGGGCCTCCCGGAACGCGTGGTCGTGGACGCCAGCCACGGCAACAGCCGCAAGGACCACGTGCGGCAGGCTGCCGTGGTGCGGGACCTGGCCGCGCGCATCGCCGACGGCGAGCCCGGCATCACCGGAATCATGATGGAGAGCTTCCTGGAAGCGGGCCGCCAGGAGCTCACGCTCGGCAAGCGGGACGAGCTGGACTATGGCCGTAGTATCACGGACGCGTGCCTCGACTGGACCACCACGGCGAGCCTGCTCGACGAGCTCGCCGCCGCGGTGCGGACGCGCAGGGCCCGCAACGGGAACGGCTGA
- the tesB gene encoding acyl-CoA thioesterase II, which yields MTELARQAASGFDAEGGSGGQRVLDMLIGLLDLEKIEENIFRGVSPPQSPTRVFGGQVAGQALVAAGRTVPSERGVHSLHAYFIRPGDPSVPIIYEVDRIRDGRSFTTRRVVAIQHGKAIFSLSASFQVEESGVEHAEPMPDVPDPESLPTLAERAVGYEDALALRAQPAPIDIRYVNDPPWVTRKTGERPARNQVWMRADGTLPDDRLLHVCVLTYASDLTLLDSTLARHGVYWDLDKVLGASLDHALWFHRPFRADEWFLYDSDSPTASNARALATGQLFARDGTRIATVVQEGLIRVL from the coding sequence ATGACTGAGCTGGCAAGGCAGGCTGCGTCCGGGTTCGACGCCGAAGGCGGATCGGGCGGGCAGCGCGTGCTCGACATGCTCATCGGCTTGTTGGATCTCGAGAAGATCGAGGAGAACATCTTCCGAGGCGTGAGCCCTCCGCAGTCGCCGACCAGGGTGTTCGGCGGTCAGGTCGCGGGACAGGCTCTGGTGGCCGCGGGGCGCACGGTGCCGAGTGAGCGTGGAGTGCACTCGCTGCACGCGTACTTCATCCGGCCAGGTGATCCGTCGGTGCCGATCATCTACGAGGTGGATCGCATCCGGGACGGTCGGTCGTTCACGACGCGGCGCGTGGTGGCGATCCAGCACGGCAAGGCGATCTTCTCGCTCTCGGCGTCGTTCCAGGTCGAGGAGTCCGGTGTGGAGCATGCGGAGCCGATGCCGGACGTCCCCGACCCCGAGTCGCTGCCGACGTTGGCCGAGCGTGCCGTCGGGTACGAGGACGCGCTGGCACTGCGGGCCCAGCCGGCGCCGATCGACATCCGTTACGTCAACGACCCGCCGTGGGTGACGCGGAAGACGGGCGAACGTCCTGCCCGCAACCAGGTGTGGATGCGAGCCGACGGCACGCTTCCCGACGACCGGCTCCTGCACGTCTGCGTCCTCACGTACGCGTCCGACCTGACGCTGCTGGACTCCACGCTCGCGCGGCACGGGGTGTACTGGGATCTCGACAAGGTGCTCGGCGCGAGCCTCGACCACGCGCTGTGGTTCCACCGTCCGTTCCGTGCGGACGAGTGGTTCCTGTACGACAGCGACTCGCCCACGGCGTCGAACGCCCGCGCGCTTGCGACGGGTCAGCTGTTCGCCCGCGACGGCACCCGCATCGCCACCGTGGTGCAGGAAGGGCTCATCCGCGTGCTGTGA
- a CDS encoding helix-turn-helix transcriptional regulator: MGLVPRLGLTLPLVGRVPQLRRLQAALDDAEHGRGRGALLAGDAGVGKTRLLKEVTSEAARRGCLVLTGQCLDVDEGGLPYLPFTEALGALAASDDPDVLDALAAWPALSTLVPQLWVAPSGRQRPGRSAASEQDVRRVRTEHDLGQLRLFDAVLGVLDALARTRPVVLALEDVHWADGATRDLLSFLMGRLGGRRLLVLASYRAEEVHRRHPLRPLLAELVRSAAVERVDVPPLSDDEARAFLTALAESPLPPDTLDQLVRRCEGNPFFAEELVAAGASGDNMPDGLADVLLTRLDQLSPRTRGVLRAVAVASTRVADTAVAEVSGVGELDVEDALREAVHHHVLVVERGGYRFRHALLREAVYHDLLPGERSRMHAAYAARIAALPPSRGSDARLAYHSLRCRDLPTALAALLRAAEEAEELGAPGSALRHVEEALEIWDVVPVERRPPDRSETTLLLSASELAARSGEPERAIAFAREATRRMDHSPAVRQAAIWRRLAEALMTLEGTYDEAVDAIDRAWALVSDGEPTTEQAWVFATRAQVLRGVGRLDDAETSARAAADAAKAAGADAPHAAALTIQGVLADVRGDVETARELLMQAEREAQAVDALDVELRAGYYRALSYDDRAELPDALRLYRHTAKRASESGLTWSPLGLSARTRLLALRYTIGDWPDEAEQDRPESGVSDLVTAILQSTWLHLLVARGRFDDAERMLDLLYPEDGDRRGVDLWVVAAVAAGGAELALWRGEYRRAVDAVVDGMERVQRILADGLLNVRLGALGIEACAAWAADARRRRDADGAETAVETGRGLWDQVQRTVEKGVPRSGTLGPEGRAWLARARAAAEDLGGVRDAALWDEAVGAFGFGAVYEQALCRRYLAQALLDAGEHERAADALAASHEVARRLGARPLREAVEDLARRARIELPGARPRRDVVNPLTARERAVLEHVADGLTNRQVGERLFISEKTVSVHLSRAMAKLGANRRAEAVAIAYDRGLLTPESEAEGR, translated from the coding sequence ATGGGACTCGTGCCTCGACTCGGTCTGACACTGCCGCTGGTGGGACGTGTGCCGCAACTGCGCCGGTTGCAAGCCGCCCTCGACGACGCCGAGCACGGCAGGGGGAGGGGCGCGCTGCTGGCCGGAGACGCCGGCGTGGGCAAGACCCGCCTGCTGAAAGAGGTCACGTCCGAGGCGGCTCGCCGCGGTTGCCTGGTGCTGACGGGCCAGTGCCTGGACGTCGACGAGGGCGGCCTGCCCTATCTGCCGTTCACGGAGGCGTTGGGGGCGCTGGCCGCCTCCGACGACCCGGACGTGCTCGATGCCCTGGCCGCCTGGCCCGCGCTGTCCACTCTGGTGCCCCAGCTGTGGGTGGCCCCGAGCGGTCGGCAGCGACCCGGCCGCTCGGCGGCGTCCGAACAGGACGTTCGCCGGGTCCGGACCGAACACGACCTCGGACAGCTGCGTTTGTTCGACGCCGTGTTGGGCGTGCTGGACGCGCTCGCGCGCACCCGTCCGGTGGTGCTGGCGTTGGAGGACGTGCACTGGGCCGACGGTGCGACGCGCGACCTGCTGTCGTTCCTCATGGGGCGGCTGGGCGGCCGACGGCTGCTCGTGCTCGCGAGCTACCGGGCCGAGGAGGTGCACCGACGGCATCCGCTGCGCCCGCTGCTGGCGGAACTGGTGCGCTCGGCGGCCGTCGAACGCGTGGACGTGCCCCCGTTGTCGGACGACGAGGCCAGGGCGTTCCTCACCGCGCTCGCGGAGAGCCCCCTGCCGCCCGACACCCTGGACCAGCTCGTGCGGCGGTGTGAGGGCAACCCGTTCTTCGCGGAGGAACTGGTGGCCGCGGGTGCGTCGGGGGACAACATGCCCGACGGGCTGGCCGACGTCCTGCTGACACGCCTGGACCAGTTGTCGCCGCGGACGCGGGGAGTGCTGCGTGCGGTGGCGGTGGCGAGCACGAGGGTGGCGGACACGGCGGTCGCCGAGGTCTCCGGGGTCGGGGAGCTCGACGTGGAGGACGCGCTGCGAGAGGCGGTCCACCACCACGTTCTCGTGGTGGAGCGGGGTGGCTACCGGTTCCGGCACGCGCTGCTGCGGGAAGCCGTCTACCACGACCTGCTGCCCGGGGAGCGATCCCGGATGCACGCGGCGTACGCCGCGCGCATCGCGGCGTTGCCTCCTTCACGGGGCAGTGATGCTCGGCTGGCCTATCACAGCCTGCGTTGCCGGGACCTGCCCACGGCGCTGGCCGCGCTCCTCCGTGCGGCGGAGGAGGCCGAGGAACTCGGTGCGCCGGGATCGGCGTTGCGGCACGTGGAGGAGGCCCTCGAAATCTGGGACGTGGTGCCGGTCGAGCGGCGACCGCCCGACCGGAGCGAGACGACACTGCTGCTGTCCGCGTCGGAGCTCGCCGCCCGGTCCGGGGAGCCTGAGCGCGCGATCGCGTTCGCCCGGGAGGCGACCCGGCGGATGGACCACAGTCCCGCGGTGCGGCAGGCGGCGATCTGGCGTCGCCTCGCCGAGGCGCTGATGACGCTGGAGGGCACGTACGACGAAGCCGTCGACGCGATCGACCGCGCGTGGGCGCTGGTCTCCGACGGGGAACCGACGACCGAACAGGCCTGGGTGTTCGCCACCCGCGCCCAGGTGCTGCGCGGAGTCGGCAGGCTCGACGACGCCGAGACCAGTGCCCGGGCCGCCGCCGACGCGGCGAAGGCCGCCGGCGCCGACGCCCCGCACGCCGCGGCGCTCACGATCCAGGGGGTGCTCGCCGACGTGCGTGGGGACGTCGAGACCGCGCGGGAGCTGCTGATGCAGGCCGAGCGCGAGGCGCAGGCGGTGGACGCGCTCGACGTGGAGCTGCGCGCGGGCTATTACCGGGCCCTCAGCTACGACGACCGGGCCGAGCTCCCCGACGCACTGCGGCTCTACCGGCACACGGCGAAACGCGCGTCCGAGTCCGGACTCACCTGGTCGCCGCTGGGGTTGTCGGCGCGGACCCGCCTGTTGGCGTTGCGGTACACGATCGGCGACTGGCCGGACGAGGCGGAGCAGGATCGGCCGGAATCCGGGGTCTCCGACCTCGTGACCGCGATCCTCCAGTCGACCTGGTTGCACCTGCTGGTGGCTCGGGGCCGCTTCGACGACGCCGAGCGCATGCTGGACCTGCTGTACCCGGAGGACGGCGACCGGCGTGGAGTCGACCTGTGGGTCGTGGCGGCCGTGGCCGCGGGGGGTGCCGAGCTCGCGTTGTGGCGGGGCGAGTACCGCAGAGCGGTGGACGCGGTGGTGGACGGCATGGAGCGGGTGCAACGCATCCTCGCCGACGGCCTCCTCAACGTGCGGCTGGGCGCCCTCGGCATCGAGGCGTGCGCCGCCTGGGCGGCCGACGCCCGGCGTCGGAGGGACGCCGACGGGGCCGAGACGGCCGTCGAGACCGGCCGCGGACTGTGGGACCAGGTGCAGCGCACGGTCGAGAAGGGCGTGCCCCGCAGCGGCACCCTCGGTCCGGAGGGCCGCGCGTGGCTGGCGAGGGCCCGGGCCGCCGCGGAGGACCTCGGCGGCGTTCGCGACGCCGCGCTGTGGGACGAGGCGGTCGGTGCGTTCGGCTTCGGCGCCGTGTACGAGCAGGCCCTGTGTCGGAGGTACCTCGCGCAGGCGCTGTTGGACGCGGGTGAGCACGAGCGTGCCGCCGACGCGCTGGCCGCGTCCCACGAGGTCGCCCGGCGACTGGGCGCGCGTCCGCTGCGGGAGGCCGTCGAGGACCTCGCCCGTCGAGCGCGCATCGAGCTCCCGGGCGCTCGGCCCCGGCGCGACGTCGTGAACCCTCTGACGGCCCGCGAACGCGCGGTGCTCGAACACGTCGCCGACGGGCTGACCAATCGCCAGGTGGGCGAGCGGCTCTTCATCAGCGAGAAGACGGTCAGCGTGCACCTGTCGCGCGCGATGGCCAAGCTCGGAGCGAACCGGCGCGCCGAAGCCGTGGCCATCGCGTACGACCGTGGCCTGCTCACCCCGGAGTCGGAGGCGGAGGGGCGGTAG
- a CDS encoding polyadenylate-specific 3'-exoribonuclease AS has protein sequence MRFFYDTEFIEDGVTIELVSIGVVDETGREFYAVSTEFDPAKAGPWVRENVLAKLPSPGDRAWRSRERIRDDLLEFFGRPRGGIELWAWYAAYDHVALAQLWGPMPALPRQLPRFTRDLRQRWEDVGRPKLPAAPDDAHDALADARHNLQRWRVIEQARQDLARRQGFPMA, from the coding sequence GTGCGGTTCTTCTACGACACCGAATTCATCGAGGACGGCGTGACCATCGAGCTCGTCTCGATAGGTGTCGTGGACGAGACCGGGCGCGAGTTCTACGCGGTGTCCACCGAGTTCGACCCGGCGAAGGCCGGACCGTGGGTGCGGGAGAACGTGCTGGCGAAGCTCCCGTCGCCCGGCGACCGCGCCTGGCGCAGCCGGGAGCGGATCCGCGACGACCTCCTCGAGTTCTTCGGGCGCCCGCGCGGCGGGATAGAGCTGTGGGCCTGGTACGCGGCCTACGACCACGTGGCACTGGCCCAGTTGTGGGGACCGATGCCCGCGCTGCCGCGGCAACTGCCGCGGTTCACCCGCGATCTGCGGCAGCGGTGGGAGGACGTCGGGCGGCCGAAACTTCCGGCTGCGCCCGACGACGCCCACGACGCTCTCGCCGACGCGCGGCACAACCTCCAGCGGTGGCGGGTCATCGAACAGGCCCGCCAGGACCTTGCCCGAAGGCAAGGTTTCCCGATGGCCTGA
- a CDS encoding 6-phosphofructokinase: protein MRVGVLTGGGDCPGLNAVIRAVVLKGIEVHGWEIFGFRDGWRGPLTGKGDWLSRDDVEGILTRGGTILRSSRTNPYKEDGGAEAIKRVLADKGIDALVAIGGEDTLGVAKRLNDDGVKVVGVPKTIDNDLGNTDYTFGFDTAVHIATEAIDRLHTTAESHHRALVVEVMGRHAGWIALHSGLAGGASVILVPERPFSVDQVVEWVERRFEREYAPIIVVAEGALPEGGAAVLQSGEKDAFGHVRLGGVGTWLADEITARTGKESRAVVLGHVQRGGTPTAYDRVLATRFGLHAVDAVAEGDFGVMVALRGTDITRVKLAEATAELKTVPPERYAEAEVFFG, encoded by the coding sequence ATGCGAGTCGGTGTGCTGACCGGCGGTGGCGACTGCCCTGGTCTGAACGCGGTGATCCGCGCGGTCGTCCTCAAGGGCATCGAGGTCCACGGTTGGGAGATCTTCGGTTTCCGCGACGGTTGGCGTGGCCCGCTCACGGGCAAGGGCGACTGGCTCTCCCGCGACGACGTCGAGGGCATCCTCACCCGCGGCGGCACGATCCTTCGCTCCTCCCGGACGAACCCGTACAAGGAGGACGGCGGCGCCGAGGCCATCAAGCGGGTGCTCGCCGACAAGGGCATCGACGCGCTCGTGGCCATCGGGGGCGAGGACACTCTGGGGGTCGCGAAGCGGCTGAACGACGACGGCGTGAAGGTCGTCGGTGTCCCGAAGACCATCGACAACGACCTCGGCAACACCGACTACACGTTCGGTTTCGACACCGCGGTGCACATCGCGACGGAGGCCATCGACCGGCTCCACACCACCGCCGAGTCGCACCACCGCGCGCTCGTCGTCGAGGTCATGGGCAGGCACGCGGGGTGGATCGCCCTGCATTCGGGGCTGGCCGGCGGCGCGAGCGTCATTCTCGTCCCGGAGCGGCCGTTCTCGGTGGACCAGGTCGTCGAGTGGGTGGAACGGCGGTTCGAGCGCGAGTACGCGCCGATCATCGTCGTGGCGGAGGGCGCCCTGCCCGAGGGCGGGGCCGCGGTGCTGCAGAGCGGCGAGAAGGACGCGTTCGGCCACGTCCGGCTGGGCGGTGTGGGCACGTGGCTCGCCGACGAGATCACCGCCCGCACCGGCAAGGAGTCGCGCGCGGTGGTGCTCGGGCACGTCCAGCGCGGTGGCACGCCGACGGCGTACGACCGCGTGCTCGCCACACGCTTCGGCCTGCACGCCGTCGACGCCGTGGCCGAGGGCGACTTCGGGGTGATGGTCGCGTTGCGCGGCACCGACATCACGCGGGTGAAGCTCGCCGAGGCCACCGCGGAACTGAAGACCGTCCCGCCGGAGCGGTACGCCGAAGCCGAGGTGTTCTTCGGCTGA
- a CDS encoding helix-turn-helix domain-containing protein yields MTRGHGPTVRRRRLAGELRRLREAAALTIDEVGEKLECSASKISRIETGHVGVTPRDVRDMLELYGVHGDDQEALVQLAREARKRGWWHAYNEVFTGAFVGLEADASSLKAFQALLVPGLLQTERYAHAVIRAMRPGAEDAEIERRVAARMARQRLLRDPNPPEYWAIIDEAVLHRMVGDDEVMAQQFTQLCEIARLPHVTVQVVPFGAGAHPGMEGPFLILGFPEPADPDVVYVDSTSSGLYLELEADVRRYALMFDHLRAAALKPDDSVDAIADAARRCAR; encoded by the coding sequence ATGACCCGAGGGCACGGCCCGACCGTACGGCGGCGACGACTGGCTGGCGAGTTGCGGCGGCTCCGGGAGGCGGCCGCGCTCACCATCGACGAAGTGGGCGAGAAGCTCGAGTGCTCGGCGTCCAAGATCAGTCGGATCGAGACCGGACATGTCGGGGTCACGCCGCGGGACGTCCGCGACATGCTGGAGCTGTACGGCGTGCACGGCGACGACCAGGAAGCGCTGGTGCAGCTCGCGCGCGAGGCACGCAAACGTGGCTGGTGGCACGCGTACAACGAGGTCTTCACGGGTGCGTTCGTCGGACTGGAGGCCGACGCCAGCTCGCTCAAGGCCTTCCAGGCGCTGCTGGTGCCCGGTCTGCTGCAGACCGAGCGGTACGCCCACGCGGTGATCCGGGCGATGCGTCCGGGTGCGGAGGACGCCGAGATCGAACGCCGGGTCGCGGCGAGGATGGCGCGGCAGCGTCTGCTGCGCGACCCGAACCCGCCCGAGTACTGGGCGATCATCGACGAGGCGGTCCTCCACCGCATGGTCGGCGACGACGAGGTCATGGCCCAGCAATTCACTCAATTGTGTGAAATTGCTCGGCTTCCGCACGTCACCGTGCAGGTCGTTCCCTTTGGTGCCGGCGCCCATCCGGGCATGGAGGGGCCCTTTCTCATCCTGGGGTTTCCCGAGCCCGCGGACCCCGACGTGGTTTATGTGGACAGCACCAGCAGCGGCCTCTATCTGGAATTGGAAGCCGACGTGCGTAGGTATGCGTTGATGTTCGATCATTTGCGGGCCGCCGCGCTCAAGCCGGACGACTCGGTCGACGCCATCGCCGACGCGGCGCGACGGTGTGCCAGATGA
- a CDS encoding SLC13 family permease, which yields MAQSVRSESESASPGSAAPRRPWIGMALGPVLAVAVFLLLPDSLATPGKATAAVAALMAVWWVTEALPLAATALLPLVLFPFFGVSDIGDAAAPYADDIIFLFMGGFMIALAMQRWDLHKRIALRTVLAVGTKPVMLIAGFMIATGFISMWVSNTATAVMMMPIGLSVLGLVSQLGDGKGDPNFATALMLGIAYAASIGSLATIIGTPPNTLLVGYLEENFDISISFGQWMLFGLPIAVVFLVIAWFVLTRVFRPRLTSLPGGRELIRRQLDDLGPMSRGEWNALAVFVLAALSWITIPMLADIDAVANALPWLDNISDAGIAITAAVVLFALPVDRRENVRTLNWDTAKELPWGVLLLFGGGLSLSKHFTATGLSDWIGEQVGALEALPLIVLAALVALLVLLLTELTSNTATAAAFLPILGGVAVGLGHGPMVLVVPAALAATCAFMLPVATPPNAIVFGTGHVTIGQMVKGGAWLNAIALVIITLGAYTLGAWVFGLAY from the coding sequence ATGGCACAGTCCGTGAGGAGCGAGTCCGAGAGCGCATCGCCCGGCTCGGCGGCGCCGCGGCGACCCTGGATCGGCATGGCGCTCGGTCCGGTGCTCGCCGTCGCCGTCTTCCTGCTCCTGCCCGACAGTCTCGCCACCCCGGGCAAGGCTACGGCCGCCGTAGCGGCTCTCATGGCCGTGTGGTGGGTCACGGAGGCGCTGCCTTTGGCCGCCACGGCCCTGCTCCCGCTGGTGCTGTTCCCGTTCTTCGGTGTCAGTGACATCGGCGACGCCGCAGCGCCCTACGCGGACGACATCATCTTTCTCTTCATGGGCGGGTTCATGATCGCGCTGGCGATGCAGCGCTGGGACCTGCACAAACGCATCGCGCTGCGCACGGTGCTCGCGGTGGGCACGAAGCCGGTGATGCTGATCGCCGGTTTCATGATCGCCACCGGGTTCATCAGCATGTGGGTGAGCAACACCGCCACCGCCGTGATGATGATGCCCATCGGGTTGTCGGTGCTCGGCCTCGTCTCGCAGCTCGGCGACGGCAAGGGCGATCCCAACTTCGCCACGGCCCTGATGCTCGGCATCGCCTACGCCGCGTCGATCGGCTCGCTCGCCACGATCATCGGCACTCCCCCGAACACGCTGCTCGTGGGTTACCTGGAGGAGAACTTCGACATCTCGATCTCCTTCGGTCAGTGGATGCTGTTCGGACTGCCCATCGCGGTGGTGTTCCTCGTCATCGCCTGGTTCGTGCTGACCCGCGTCTTCCGGCCGAGGCTGACGTCGCTGCCGGGCGGTCGGGAGCTCATCCGCCGGCAGCTCGACGACTTGGGGCCGATGAGCCGGGGCGAGTGGAACGCGCTTGCCGTGTTCGTGCTGGCCGCACTGTCGTGGATCACGATTCCCATGCTCGCCGACATCGACGCGGTCGCGAACGCACTGCCGTGGCTGGACAACATCAGCGACGCCGGGATCGCCATCACCGCCGCCGTGGTGCTGTTCGCGCTGCCGGTCGACAGGCGGGAGAACGTGCGCACGCTGAACTGGGACACGGCGAAGGAGCTGCCCTGGGGTGTCCTGCTGCTGTTCGGCGGTGGCTTGAGCCTCTCGAAGCACTTCACCGCCACGGGGCTGTCCGACTGGATCGGCGAGCAGGTCGGTGCGCTCGAGGCTCTGCCGCTCATCGTGTTGGCCGCTCTGGTCGCGTTGCTCGTGCTCCTGCTCACCGAGCTCACCAGCAACACGGCGACGGCGGCGGCGTTCCTGCCGATCCTGGGCGGTGTCGCGGTCGGGCTCGGCCACGGGCCGATGGTGCTGGTCGTGCCCGCCGCGCTGGCCGCCACCTGCGCCTTCATGCTGCCGGTCGCGACGCCGCCGAACGCCATCGTGTTCGGAACCGGCCACGTCACCATCGGTCAGATGGTGAAGGGCGGGGCGTGGCTCAACGCCATCGCGCTCGTGATCATCACCCTCGGCGCCTACACGCTGGGTGCCTGGGTGTTCGGTCTCGCGTACTGA
- a CDS encoding DUF397 domain-containing protein, with translation MVADTDLARLEWRKSSYSGGGNDCVEIAFTDDGAAVRDSKNPAGGVLTLSGREWQAFLAAARAGELDLS, from the coding sequence ATGGTGGCCGACACCGACCTGGCCAGGCTCGAGTGGCGCAAGAGCAGCTACAGCGGCGGCGGTAACGACTGCGTCGAGATCGCTTTCACGGACGACGGTGCCGCCGTGCGGGATTCCAAGAACCCGGCAGGTGGCGTGCTGACGCTGTCCGGGCGGGAGTGGCAGGCTTTCCTGGCCGCCGCCCGAGCCGGTGAGCTCGACCTGAGCTGA
- the pyk gene encoding pyruvate kinase, with protein sequence MSRRAKIVCTLGPATATADKVRALVEAGMDVARMNFSHGSHGDHKQVYDLIRAASEESGRAVGILADLQGPKIRLGTFAGGPVEWRTGDIVRITVEDVAGTHDRISTTYKGLAKDAREGDRLLVDDGKVGLVVQRVEGSDVVCEVTEGGPVSNNKGVSLPGMDVSVPALSEKDIQDLEFALELGVDFVALSFVRSPADIDLVHQVMDRVGKGRVPVIAKLEKPEAAANLEAIVLAFDGLMVARGDLGVELPLEQVPLVQKRAIQIARENAKPVIVATQMLDSMMSNSRPTRAEASDVANAVLDGTDAVMLSGETSVGRYPIETVQTMSRIVEAVEADMPSVPPLSHVPRTKRGVISYAAKDIGERLNAKALVAFTQSGDTVRRLARLHTRLPLLAFTPVESVRRQLAMTWGTTARLVDEVDSTDRMIEQVDHAMLETGRYQRGDLVVIVAGSPPGTVGSTNLIRVHRLGEDDLS encoded by the coding sequence GTGAGTAGACGAGCGAAAATCGTATGTACCCTAGGCCCGGCTACGGCGACGGCGGACAAGGTCCGGGCGCTCGTCGAAGCAGGCATGGACGTGGCGAGGATGAACTTCAGCCACGGAAGCCACGGCGATCACAAGCAGGTCTACGACCTGATCCGGGCCGCTTCCGAGGAGTCGGGGCGCGCGGTCGGGATCCTCGCCGACCTCCAGGGGCCGAAGATCCGGCTGGGCACCTTCGCCGGCGGACCCGTCGAGTGGCGGACCGGCGACATCGTGCGCATCACCGTGGAGGACGTGGCGGGCACCCACGACCGCATCTCCACCACCTACAAGGGACTGGCGAAGGACGCCCGCGAGGGTGACCGGCTGCTCGTGGACGACGGCAAGGTCGGGCTCGTCGTCCAGCGCGTGGAGGGCTCGGACGTCGTCTGCGAGGTCACCGAGGGTGGGCCCGTCAGCAACAACAAGGGCGTGTCGCTGCCCGGCATGGACGTGTCGGTGCCCGCGCTCTCCGAGAAGGACATCCAGGACCTCGAGTTCGCCCTCGAGCTCGGTGTCGACTTCGTGGCCCTGTCGTTCGTCCGTTCGCCCGCCGACATCGACCTCGTGCACCAGGTGATGGACCGGGTCGGCAAGGGCCGGGTTCCGGTGATCGCCAAGTTGGAGAAGCCCGAGGCGGCCGCCAACCTCGAGGCGATCGTGCTTGCCTTCGACGGTCTGATGGTGGCGCGCGGCGACCTCGGCGTCGAGTTGCCGCTCGAGCAGGTGCCGCTGGTGCAGAAGCGGGCCATCCAGATCGCGCGGGAGAACGCGAAGCCGGTCATCGTCGCGACCCAGATGCTCGACTCGATGATGAGCAACTCGCGGCCGACGCGCGCCGAGGCCTCCGACGTGGCCAACGCGGTGCTCGACGGCACCGACGCGGTGATGCTCTCCGGGGAGACCAGCGTCGGCCGGTACCCGATCGAGACCGTGCAGACCATGAGCCGCATCGTCGAGGCGGTGGAGGCGGACATGCCGTCCGTGCCGCCGCTCAGTCACGTCCCGCGCACCAAGCGGGGAGTCATCTCCTACGCGGCGAAGGACATCGGTGAACGACTGAACGCCAAGGCCCTCGTCGCGTTCACCCAGTCCGGTGACACGGTGCGCAGGCTCGCGCGGCTGCACACACGACTGCCGCTGCTGGCCTTCACTCCGGTGGAGAGCGTGCGCAGGCAGCTCGCCATGACGTGGGGCACCACGGCCAGGCTCGTCGACGAGGTCGACTCCACCGACCGCATGATCGAGCAGGTGGACCACGCCATGCTGGAGACCGGCCGGTACCAGCGCGGCGACCTCGTGGTGATCGTGGCCGGTTCGCCCCCCGGCACCGTGGGGTCGACCAACCTGATCCGCGTGCACCGCTTGGGTGAGGACGATCTCTCCTGA